The genomic region ACCATGCAGTTCTCCGAAGTGGACGTGATCCCCGGCCTTGGCAACGAAATCTACGCCTCCCTGCTGGGGCTGGATGAAAGTTCCAGGGTTGTGGTCAAGGTCAGCGTGGAACCGCTGGTCAACTGGCTGTGGATCGGCGGCACCATCATGTGCCTTGTGCCGCTCGCCGGGCTGCGCCGCCGCAAGAATTCCGCGCCGGAGTCGGACAGCGAGAACAGCGCGGCCTAGCCGCAGGAGGCCCTCTTGCTGGAACTTGTGCGCGTTGCCAAGGTCTATGGCGTCAAGGTCGTCTTTAAAGACGTAAGCTGCGCTCTTGCTGCGGGCAGTGTCTCGCTGCTCGTGGGCGGCAACGGCGCGGGCAAGAGTACCCTCATGCGTATTATGGCAGGGCTTTCCCGCCCAAGCGCAGGCGCTGCCAACGTGGCAGATCAGGCCCGCGTGGGCTATCTGGGGCACGCCACCTTTCTGTATCCCGGCCTCACGGCGGTGGAAAATCTGGCCTTCTGGCGCGATGCCTACGGCCTCAAGCTGACGCGTGACGATATCATGGCAGGGCTGGCCCGCGTGGGGCTGGAAGCCCACGCTCACGAACGGGCGGCCGTGTTCTCGCGCGGCATGGCCCAGCGCCTCAATCTGGCGCGGGTGCTCATGCAGGCCCCGGACGTGCTCCTGCTGGACGAACCCGGCACAGGCCTTGATGTTGCCTCGCTGGCACTGCTGCGGCGTGAAATTATGGCAGCGCGGCAGCGCGGAGCCTGCGTGGTGCTTATCAGCCATGATCTGGCGGGCGATGCGCCTCTGGCCGACAGGCTGCTGGCGCTGGAACACCGCAAGCTGGCCTATGACGGCTCCCCCGCTGGCTTTGGCGGCTTTGCTCCGGTGGAAACACCGGCTGGTGCTGCCGACGAGGCTTCTGAACGCGCGCAGGGAGGCCCCGCATGCTGCGCCTGATGTTTGCCATGGCCCGCAAGGATCTGGCCCTCACGCTGGCACGTGGCAGCGGGCTGGTGCAGGCCTTGCTGCTCGGGCTTTTGCTGCTCTTTGTATTCAGCCTGTCGCAGGGCATTGGCGAGCGCATGGCGCCGCAAGGCGCTGCGGCTGTGTTCTGGATAAGCTCCGCCTTTTGTCAGGTGCTTATTTTCAACCAGCTCTATGCGCTGGAAGAAGTTAACAATTCCCGTCTCGGGCTTTTGCTCTGCCCCGCCCCGGTGCAGGCCGTATGGCTTGGCAAGGGCTGCGCGGGTCTTGCTCTGCTGGTGCTGGCGCAGGTTGTTTTTCTGCCTGCGGCGGTAGTTTTTCTGGGGCAGGAGCTTGGCGGGCCATTGCCCGAGGCTCTGCTGGCCCTTGTGCTGACGGATATCGGCATGTGCGCTCTTGGCTCCCTGCTGGGGGCGCTGGCGCAGGGGCAGGCCGCCCGTGAGTCTTTGCTGAGTATTGTGCTGTTTCCGCTGCTGACGCCGCTTTTGCTTGCCGGCATCAGCGTGGGGGCGCAGGCGCTCGGCGCGCCCAATCCGGATGGGCCAGGGGCGTGGCTCGGCGTTGCCGCAGCTTTTGACGCCGTTTTTCTGGGTGCCGGGCTTTTGCTGTTTGGATACATCTACGCGGGGGACGAGTAATGCCCAAGTGTTCGGCGTTGCCGCAGATTCTGGCCCTGCTGGGGGGCGTTGCCTTTGCCGCCTGTCAGTGGCTTGTGTTTGCCTATGCCCCCGAGGAAGTCACTCTGGGGCTGGCGCAAAAGATATTTTACATCCATTTGCCCATGTCGTGGTGGGCGTTGGTGAGTTTTTTTGTGGTGTTTGGCGCATCTGTGGCCTATCTGTGGCGGCGTAATCCCGCTGCGGACAGGCTGGCTGCCGCCGCCGCAGAAGTGGGCGTGCTGCTGGGCGGCCTTGCGCTGGTCACGGGCATGCTCTGGGCGCGCCGCTCGTGGGGCGTGTGGTGGACGTGGGATCCGCGCCTGACCACAACCCTGATCATGTGGTTCGTGTACGCGGGTTATCTGGTTTTGCGCGGGCTTGATCTGCCGCCGCAGCGCCGCAATACGGTGTGCGCCGTGGTGGGCGTGGTGGCCTTTCTGGATGTGCCGTTGGTCTTTATGTCGGCGCGCATCTGGCGGTCCATCCACCCGGCTGTTTTTGGCAGCAAGGGCGGCGGGCTGGAACCTGAAATGCGCGTCACCGTCATGGCCTGCGTTGCCTGTTTTGGTCTGTTGTGGGCGGCCCTGGTGTGGCTGCGCAAGCGTCAGCTTGATCTGCGCGACCGCCTTGACGCGCTGGCGCAAAATCGGCTGAGCGCCTGATATTTCGGCCCCTAACTGAAATCATTCACTCCACCCGGAGGAACTATGGATACACTGACATGGGTAATCATGGCCAATGCCGCCGTGTGGATTGGCATTGGCTCGTATATGGCTTTTCTGGCGGCTCGCCAGCGTTCACTGGCCGCGCGCCTTGCCCAGATGGAGATGCTTAACCATGACTGATACAACAAAAGGCAACCTTTCCGCCCGCATACTCATTATCGCGCTGGCTGTTGCGCTGGCTGTGATGCTTGGGGCCTCGCTCAAGGCGCGGTTCCAGAATCCGCATCTGACAGTGCCCGCCCGCCAACAGCAGGGCATGGGCGGGGGTGAAGCTGGCGAAGACGCCCAGACCGTGGGCAAGCTCATGCGTCAGGTGGCGGAAAACCCGCAGGATCTTGGCGCGCTTATTCACCTGATCGAGCATCTTGTGACCGCGCAGAACTGGGATGCGGCAGAAACCTTTGCCCAGCGCGCCGTGACCATGGACGTGAGCAATCCCAAGCCCCTGTATCTGCTTGGCGTTATCCAGCACAATCAGGGCCGCCACAAGGAAGCTGCTGAAGCCCTTGAGCAGGTCGTGAAGATCAAGGACGAAGCCTCGGTACGCTACAGCCTCGGCGTGCTGTACATCTACTTTCTTGAAGATCCCAAGCGCGGGGCGGAACACCTGCGCGCAGGCCTGACCGATGCCGCTGCCAGCGAAGAACTCAAGGCTGCCATCAAGCAGGAACTGGAAAAGGTCCCCGCTGTGGAAGAATCCCAGCCTGCCGCCAGCAAGCCCGATGCCAAAGCAGACGCAAAGGCGGATAAAAAAGCTGATAAAAAGGCAGACAAGAAAGCCGCCAAGTAAGCAGCTCTCTTTTAGCATATTACGTAAAAAGGCCTCTGTGGATTCCCACAGAGGCCTTTTGGTGCTTTGAATACGAGATAGGAGAATAAAAAATTTAGGGGGAGGGGGTCCCTCCCCCGTAAAACTCTCGCCTAGCTGTTGTAGAAGTTGATCAGGCAGCCATCGAGGATGATCTTGCGCTCGTCGCTGGTCAGTTCCTTGAGTGCGAGGCTGATCTGCTGAGCCTGCCCGCCTTCGCTGGCAACGTAGCCGGTGAAGGTGGGGTCGGCGTTTTGCACGGCGCTGCGCACGTTGGGCACCACCAGCCAGTCGCCGACTTTCAGGCTGTCGGCCAGCGAGGGATCAACGATAAAGGGCAGCATGCCCCAGTTGATAAGGTTGGAGCGGTAACGCTTTGTGGCGTACTCTACAGCCATATTGGCCCAGCCGCCCAGCACTTTCTGGCAGGAGGCCGCCTGTTCGCGGGCCGAGCCGTCGCCGGGCTTTACGGCAAAGATTGTGGAGCCAAGGCCCACCTGCTTGAGGTCGGCTGCGGCCTGCAATACATCAAGACCGCACACGGTAAAGAGCCCACGCGCCTTGGCAAGCAGTTCTGCATCGGCGGGATTGGCGAGGCGGGCGGCTTCCATGGCGTTAACAGCCTTGGCGCGGCCCACATAGCCGGGGTCTTTGCGGGAAAGCGTGTATTCCGCAAGTTTGAGCGGGTTGGAGCGCAGAGACGAAGTTTCGCCGGATGGGATCAGCTCGTCAGTGGTGGTGACCGGGTCGGTGATCACGCTTACCACCTGCAGGAGCAGATGTTCGGGCAGAGGGCTCATGCTCGGCCAGTCGGCAATGTTGGGGCCGCGTACAAGCTGGGCTTCGGGTTCTGCCTTGCCAAAGCCGTTGTACACGCGGCTGTGGTAGATGAGCGGCTCAAACGTGTAGGAAAGATCGACATTGGCCAACGCGGGCGCGGACCAGTCAAGCTCGGTCGCCGGGGTAAGGCGGCCGCCATTGGCCGCAGTGGCGGCGATGGAGCGGGCGTCCATGAGGGCCACCGTGGAAACCTGCCCGTTGGAAGGCTTGGAGCCTTCGCGGTTGGGGAAGTTGCGGGTGGTGTGACGGATGGAGAGCGCGCCGTGGGCCGGGGTGTCGCCCGCGCCGAAACAGGGGCCGCAGAAGGCCGTCTTCATCACGGCGCCTGCGAGCATGAGCTTGGCGGTTGCGCCGTTTTTGACGAGCGCAAGGCCCTGCGGTTCGCTGGCGGGGTACACAGCCAGATTGAAGGCCTGATTGCCTGTGGATTTGCCGTCCAGAATGGCGGCTGCCAGAGCGATATTTTCAAAATTGCCGCCAGCGCAGCCAGCAATAATGCCCTGATCCACCCACACGCCGCCGTCGCGCACCTTGGCGCGCATATTCAGGCCTTTGGCCGCATCGCCAAACTGGCGCTGGGCTTCGGCTTCCACTTCGGCCAGCAATTCGGCCCCGTGCTTGGCAACTTCGGCCACGGGGTACACGTTGCTGGGGTGGAAGGGCAGGGCGATCATGGGCACAATACGGCTCAGGTCAACCCTGATAAGGCCATCGTAACTGGCCGGGCCTTCAAGGCGCAGCTCGGCGTAGTCGCCAGCGCGGCCATGCATGGACATGTAGTCGCGCACCTTTTCGTCAGTGGTCCAGATGGACGACAGGCAGGTGGTTTCCGTAGTCATGACGTCAATGCCGCAGCGGTATTCCACAGAAAGCCCCGCCACGCCGGGGCCCATAAATTCCATGACCTTGTTCTTCACAAAGCCGTTTTTGAACACCGCGCCAATTATGGCAAGGGCCACGTCCTGCGGGCCAACACCGGGCCGGGGCGCGCCTTCAAGCCACACGACCACCTTTTGCGGGTTGGTCACATCGTAGGTCTTGCCAAGCAACTGCTTGACCAGTTCCGGCCCGCCTTCGCCAATGGCCATGACGCCCAGCGCGCCGTAGCGGGTGTGGCTGTCTGATCCAAGGATCATGCCGCCGCACTTGGTCATCATTTCGCGCACATACTGGTGGATGACCGCCAGATGCGGGGGTACAAAGATGCCGCCGTACTTGCGTGCGGCGGAAAGACCAAAGAGGTGGTCGTCCTCATTGATGGTGCCGCCCACCGCGCACAGGCTGTTGTGGCAGTTGGTCAGCGCGTAGGGAACGGGAAATTCCTTGAGGCCGCTGGCGCGGGCCGTCTGCACGATACCTACATAGGTAATGTCGTGCGAGGCCATGGCGTCAAAGCGGATGCGCAGCACGTTGTCGTCCGTGCCGGTATTGTGTGCCGCCAGAATGCGGGCGGAAAGGCTGTTCTTGCGGGCGGCTTCAATGTCCACGCCCTTGGCGCGGGCTTCTTCAGCCATGCGTATGCCGTTGGCGTCAATCACGACAGAACTGTTCACAATTTCGATCATGGCAGACCTTCAGGGGTTTGCGGGTCGCTGGCGCGACGCGGGTTAGCGAGCTTGCGCCGTGGCCAGTTTGAGGCCAAAGGCAATGAACACAAGGCCAGTGCAGCGCTGCATCCACTTCTGGAAGCGGCTGTTCTCAAAGATGTGCCGGACGCGGCCCAGCATATAGGCCAGCGGCACATACCAGAACAGACACAGGCCAGACATGATGCTGCCCAAGGTGAGAAACTGCGGGGCAAGCGGTGCGTGGGGATCCATGAACTGGGGGAGGAAAGTCAGAAAAATCAGCACAGCCTTGGGATTCAGCGCATTGGTCAGAAAGCCCTGCCCGAAGAAGTGCAGCCATTGGCGCAACGTCAGACGCTGCACAGACCGGGCGGGATTCGGCTCCTGAGCGGTTTTGACCACCGCAGCGCTTACAGGCTGGCCAGCACGTTGCCCGGCGCGTATGGCCTGAATGCCCAGCCACACCAGATAGGCCGCACCTACGTATTTGAGGATGCTGAACCACAGCACGGACTGTGCGATGATGGCCGAAATGCCCAGCATGGCGGCGGAGGTGTGTACGCAGATGCCAAGGGCCACGCCCACTGCGGCGGCCTGCCCCTGCGGGCGGCCATTCATGAGTGAAATTTTGGCAATGAGTGCAAAATCCGGCCCCGGCAACATTACCAGAATGGCGGCCATGGGTACAAAGAGCAGCAGATTGTCAAGCGAGATCATGGTGCAGTCCTTCATTCAGGCCAGAGCGGATGGGAGAAAAGGAGCGCCTTGCGGTTGCGCCCTGCAGTCGGTTGACCGCCGGGCCGCGCCGTAAAAACACTCCTTTTCTCCTCTTGCTCTTAAAGACATATCAGCGGCAGCCACGCCACACCCAATGCCGCTGCGGGCAGGGTGTCGGGGCCAGCGCTGCGCATGCTACAGATTCGCGCCGATGATGTCGCCGAATTCCACGCAGCCCACGGTGCGCGAACCGGGCACCTGAGCGGCGAGGTCTTCGGTCACGGCCTTGGCAGCAATGGCCTTGCTCACGGCATTGCGGATGCGCTCGGCGGCCTTGGGCACGCCGATGTGTTCAAGCATCAGCGCGCCGCACAAAATGACGCTGCCGGGGTTGGCCTTGTCCTTGCCTGCAATTGTAGGGGCAGTGCCGTGGGTGGCTTCGTAAAAGGCCAGGGTGTCCGACATGTTGACGCCGGGGGCCAGCCCAAGGCCACCCACCTGCGCCGCCAGCGCGTCAGAGATGTAGTCGCCGTTGAGGTTTGGCGTGGCGAGAATCTGGTACTGCTCGGGGCGCAGCAGGGCCTCCTGGAACATGGCATCGGCAATGCGGTCTTTGACCACCAGCTTGCCT from Desulfovibrio sp. UIB00 harbors:
- a CDS encoding CcmD family protein — protein: MDTLTWVIMANAAVWIGIGSYMAFLAARQRSLAARLAQMEMLNHD
- a CDS encoding ABC transporter ATP-binding protein produces the protein MLELVRVAKVYGVKVVFKDVSCALAAGSVSLLVGGNGAGKSTLMRIMAGLSRPSAGAANVADQARVGYLGHATFLYPGLTAVENLAFWRDAYGLKLTRDDIMAGLARVGLEAHAHERAAVFSRGMAQRLNLARVLMQAPDVLLLDEPGTGLDVASLALLRREIMAARQRGACVVLISHDLAGDAPLADRLLALEHRKLAYDGSPAGFGGFAPVETPAGAADEASERAQGGPACCA
- the ccsA gene encoding cytochrome c biogenesis protein CcsA, whose protein sequence is MPKCSALPQILALLGGVAFAACQWLVFAYAPEEVTLGLAQKIFYIHLPMSWWALVSFFVVFGASVAYLWRRNPAADRLAAAAAEVGVLLGGLALVTGMLWARRSWGVWWTWDPRLTTTLIMWFVYAGYLVLRGLDLPPQRRNTVCAVVGVVAFLDVPLVFMSARIWRSIHPAVFGSKGGGLEPEMRVTVMACVACFGLLWAALVWLRKRQLDLRDRLDALAQNRLSA
- a CDS encoding heme exporter protein CcmB, whose product is MLRLMFAMARKDLALTLARGSGLVQALLLGLLLLFVFSLSQGIGERMAPQGAAAVFWISSAFCQVLIFNQLYALEEVNNSRLGLLLCPAPVQAVWLGKGCAGLALLVLAQVVFLPAAVVFLGQELGGPLPEALLALVLTDIGMCALGSLLGALAQGQAARESLLSIVLFPLLTPLLLAGISVGAQALGAPNPDGPGAWLGVAAAFDAVFLGAGLLLFGYIYAGDE
- a CDS encoding hydratase; translated protein: MIEIVNSSVVIDANGIRMAEEARAKGVDIEAARKNSLSARILAAHNTGTDDNVLRIRFDAMASHDITYVGIVQTARASGLKEFPVPYALTNCHNSLCAVGGTINEDDHLFGLSAARKYGGIFVPPHLAVIHQYVREMMTKCGGMILGSDSHTRYGALGVMAIGEGGPELVKQLLGKTYDVTNPQKVVVWLEGAPRPGVGPQDVALAIIGAVFKNGFVKNKVMEFMGPGVAGLSVEYRCGIDVMTTETTCLSSIWTTDEKVRDYMSMHGRAGDYAELRLEGPASYDGLIRVDLSRIVPMIALPFHPSNVYPVAEVAKHGAELLAEVEAEAQRQFGDAAKGLNMRAKVRDGGVWVDQGIIAGCAGGNFENIALAAAILDGKSTGNQAFNLAVYPASEPQGLALVKNGATAKLMLAGAVMKTAFCGPCFGAGDTPAHGALSIRHTTRNFPNREGSKPSNGQVSTVALMDARSIAATAANGGRLTPATELDWSAPALANVDLSYTFEPLIYHSRVYNGFGKAEPEAQLVRGPNIADWPSMSPLPEHLLLQVVSVITDPVTTTDELIPSGETSSLRSNPLKLAEYTLSRKDPGYVGRAKAVNAMEAARLANPADAELLAKARGLFTVCGLDVLQAAADLKQVGLGSTIFAVKPGDGSAREQAASCQKVLGGWANMAVEYATKRYRSNLINWGMLPFIVDPSLADSLKVGDWLVVPNVRSAVQNADPTFTGYVASEGGQAQQISLALKELTSDERKIILDGCLINFYNS
- a CDS encoding LysE family translocator, encoding MISLDNLLLFVPMAAILVMLPGPDFALIAKISLMNGRPQGQAAAVGVALGICVHTSAAMLGISAIIAQSVLWFSILKYVGAAYLVWLGIQAIRAGQRAGQPVSAAVVKTAQEPNPARSVQRLTLRQWLHFFGQGFLTNALNPKAVLIFLTFLPQFMDPHAPLAPQFLTLGSIMSGLCLFWYVPLAYMLGRVRHIFENSRFQKWMQRCTGLVFIAFGLKLATAQAR